DNA from Plasmodium cynomolgi strain B DNA, chromosome 12, whole genome shotgun sequence:
attatgttatgtatatattatatgcatacgGCGTATATGcgcatataaatattgcGGCAAAGGAGCTTCGTTACTTCGCGTACTCGTTTACTTGCCCATTCTCCCATTGCGCATATCTTCGTACTTTACCATGTacgttttttctcttaaaataataagcAATTTTACAATactataaaaacaaataactaaaattaaaagcgcTTGGCAtgctatatattataatatataataatattgtttTTATGGACCCAGAGTAGCATATTGAAATTGGTAGCAATATTATNNNNNNNNNNNNNNNNNNNNNNNNNNNNNNNNNNNNNNNNNNNNNNNNNNNNNNNNNNNNNNNNNNNNNNNNNNNNNNNNNNNNNNNNNNNNNNNNNNNNNNNNNNNNNNNNNNNNNNNNNNNNNNNNNNNNNNNNNNNNNNNNNNNNNNNNNNNNNNNNNNNNNNNNNNNNNNNNNNNNNNNNNNNNNNNNNNNNNNNNNNNNNNNNNNNNNNNNNNNNNNNNNNNNNNNNNNNNNNNNatattttttacatttttttttttttctttttataattcttcatttctaCGAGTTTCATttgattttaattttttgacctttaaaattgttaaataattgcgcatatattttgtataccttggttttttttttttttccttcatttttaaaaaaataacaaaaactGTGCCAACAAAAGGATAAAGCAGAAGGAGATATACATGTATAGTACAtacttatgtatataaacgTGTATGTATAATTACGTACAGAGAGTGTATACATGCGGGTATAAGTACAAGCACGTACAAGTATAAGGAGAAAggtatacatttatatatatatgtacgatTGAAGATAGCCATTTTTGTAAGGCTGCATCATCCCCCCCACCAACATCTGTGATCTTCCTCGATCTCACCAAAACGAGTACCCTTAGTGtactttgtttttaaaatgtaaaatggtGGATTCACCACCCAAAAAAAGAGCATTGAATACTACTGacgataaaaaagaaaaaaaaatggttagcAAAAAAAGTAACGCAGATGAAGCTGTTGAAAACGTTGAGGAAAGTCTGGATAATGTAACTGGGGACAAGAAGAATGAATCtttgaaaaaggataaaagaaaaaaaaaagaacaaaagaacaaagaaaatgatatcgataaaattaatgacgaagaggaagaagatgaaggaaatgatgaggaaaatttaaaaaaattcggaGTCGACACGAGTGAAAATGACGATGATAAGGaggacgacgatgatgaggatgacgatgaagacgacgatgatgatgaggacgatgacgacgacgacgatgatgatgacgatgatgacgatgatgatgacgatgacgacgatgatgatgacgatgacgacgacGATGACGACGAGGAAGACGATGAGGAAGATGATGACGAGGAAGACGATGAGGACGATGATGACGAGGAAGACGATGATGACGAagacgacgatgatgatgaggatTTTGAGGATAtggatgatgatgacgacgaAGATGACgaagatgatgatgacgacgaTGAGGACGAGGATGAAGACGATGAGGATGAGGACGAGGAGGACATGGGCGGAGACTCCAAAAAGGAGGGTGAATCGCACACAAAGAAGGACAGCGACGACGAGGCATGAGACTAACATGGGGTATGCGCCGCAACGTGCGCAGCAAAGTTAGCAgcaatatgtatattaataCACATATTAACATgtgtacactttttttaaattaaaaaagagagGGATTACGAAAGAAGGAATATTTCAACGGTTCACAGCCTACTgttcaacatttttataaatgaggatataaataatataccaCCATGTTTCTTTAAATCATATCGCACAGTTTTTAAATACTCATTTGTGTATTTTATGTGTTATTCTAttacattataaaaattatatatagatatgtacacacatacatacatacatacatacatacacactcgtatacgcacatatacataatatgtacatatgtataaaacACTTGTTGTATATGTATTGtacctatatatatttttttttctgaaaacAGTTGTTctgccttttatttttttatgttgcaatttgaacatttaaaatatttcacatGTATACcacaaaagcaaaaaaaaaaaaaaaaaaaatatatatatgtaacaaaaaataactaaatttaaaaattaaaaataacaaaagaatttgaacatagatgaaaaaatattaaaatatttttgttttcccaaaTTGAAAAGCCCGCCTCCGCAGGGGTATGCaaaatatgtgtacgtacgtacgtgtGTATATTGCGTGTGCGCGAACTTAAGTGCCGCCAACGCATGTACCACGTCCACATGTGCCGTTTCTAATGTACATATTACACCCATGTATATATGACATATGTATGTCCTGTTATGTATGCCAATTAATTTGGAGGACTGGTTTTCCACgacttcctccttttttaacagTTCAAAAAATTGAGCATAAATTAGTAgagacatttttaaattggcATTTCATCATATTTTCACGTTAGCTATGTACAGGGCGTTATAACAGCGGAATTGCTAGTAGGCGCGAGGTGGTAAGCGTACATGTTTATGCCAACGTATACAAATACCCTCGCGTGCGTGTTGTTATGGCCTAATTTGACTTATTCAGCAActtatattctttttactCCATTAAAATGATAGAAAAGGGGTgatacataaattttatccCAATTGGGGGCAATTTTACCAATATGGCATtcgcagaaaaaaagtggttGTATGAGGGACGGGGAATACGGGATAGGGGCGCTCTGAATGCTTATAGGATGTGTGCCACACGCAGATATACATAttgcatacacatgcatatggatataattatatgcataGGGATACACGAAGTGGAGACGTCCATGATTGTGCTCAAAGCGTTTGTGTATCTCCTCACAGGGTACACTCGGCCActacattttcttctttttcctctaaagtaaaaatgatgttccccattttgtacatacaACTATGTCGCAGAAGAAATTGCAAATATGCACCTAAAGAGGTGTTACACgggaaaaatgtgaacagccaaatgcaaaaaaaaaaaaaagaaaaaaaatatgaacagttcatgCAAAATCTGTGTTTGAAAATGTACACCGTCCgcttacataaaaatggcaaataagaaaatatgttacctattttttttaaccaaatAGCATCATCATACActtcaaagaaaaaagaaaaacaatttacaaaagttaaaataatttcgtcATAGTTGTCATTGCAGATTGTGCTTTTGCATAAAGTGTACAACAGAACgttatattttgattttttttaaacaacatactttgagaaaaaaaaaaaaaaaaaaaaaacaaatacaaTGGCTAGTCATTTATACAGAAAAGTTATCACAAACTTTGGCTAACCAAGATATCGagtaaaacatttttgcgattttttttttaaaagcatgAAAATGGTGGTATAACCAAGAATAGCTCGCTCTATTGTGAAGATAAGATTAATTGTGACATTTTTTACGATCCTTGATGAGGAATAATTGCTGGAAAAACACTCGCatggaacaaaatgaaggcaaATTGTGTGCTGTGCTATAAGTGCAAGAAGAACAATGCTGTAGTTTGCACGAGGGAGAAATCGTGCAAGGATTGCTTTTTACAGCTTGTCGAATATACATTTAAGAATACGTTAAGGGAAAAATGCTTGTTTAAAAACAAGGGGGGTTACAATTTTCAACTTCCAGGACAGCTTGTacagaa
Protein-coding regions in this window:
- a CDS encoding KS1 protein precursor (putative) gives rise to the protein MVSKKSNADEAVENVEESLDNVTGDKKNESLKKDKRKKKEQKNKENDIDKINDEEEEDEGNDEENLKKFGVDTSENDDDKEDDDDEDDDEDDDDDEDDDDDDDDDDDDDDDDDDDDDDDDDDDDDDDEEDDEEDDDEEDDEDDDDEEDDDDEDDDDDEDFEDMDDDDDEDDEDDDDDDEDEDEDDEDEDEEDMGGDSKKEGESHTKKDSDDEA